In Agelaius phoeniceus isolate bAgePho1 chromosome 18, bAgePho1.hap1, whole genome shotgun sequence, one genomic interval encodes:
- the TCTN1 gene encoding tectonic-1 has protein sequence MAAPPRLRAFCVLILLLLLLPPPLRAEEPADTSDAAQARVRSAPAPVTDVARLCVCDLLVAQCDTNCCCDPDCSAEDFSLFTTCSIPVVIGDSQLCSQKAAVYSLDVEANPPERIFKLIDQVNPSIFCIHATNYEQALYLKSPEIPTAENFDELLDKFGGATFSAEPDSWNLDPDAQNPSEANETSRYEYGVPVQTEDAFLRLPSPVVSSWCSDANPAGFLVNQATKCIRSVSVEKCDSIQALSMLFYINSSILAVPKSSQMVNITVQSIAVQSVNGMRTFLSSGEALRLPMVLDGLCINAVLGVNYHITHTDTGEIIEAAAAFVLGAISREALSIEQSFEISFTQENTQPVPLSGNPGYVVGLPVRAGFQPQGSGIIQSSNKHSQLTILHSTSTQDCLAAQGARAPVLFGYNMISGCKLRITAAMKCQPLAQTLLDVLKGQSFPEYVASFGNSQAQDVLDWVPITQLHISEQSSCQIPVSLEIEVKWTKYGSLVNPQARIVNVTATITSTTLKQLPSGRERIIPVTSSVVFTDISSPAEPSYKAWPTINIKLPFDFFYPFV, from the exons ATGGCGGCGCCGCCGCGGCTCAGGGCTTTCTGcgtcctcatcctcctcctcctcctccttccgcCGCCGCTCCGGGCGGAAGAGCCGGCCGATACAAGTGATGCCGCACAGGCGCGGGTCCGCAGCGCGCCGGCCCCGGTCACGGACG TTGCCAGGCTCTGTGTCTGCGACCTGCTGGTGGCACAGTGCGACACCAACTGCTGCTGTGACCCCGACTGCAGCGCCGAGGACTTCAGCCTCTTCACCACGTGCTCCATCCCCGTGGTCAT AGGTGACAGCCAGCTGTGTAGTCAGAAAGCTGCTGTGTATTCTCTTGATGTTGAAGCAAATCCACCAGAAAGGATATTTAAATTAATTGACCAAGTAAATCCCAGTATTTTCTGCATTCATGCTACAAACT ATGAACAAGCCCTGTACCTCAAATCCCCTGAAATCCCAACTGCAGAAAATTTTGATGAGTTGCTTGACAAATTTGGAGGTGCTACTTTCAGTGCTGAGCCTGACAGCTGGAATTTGGATCCAGATGCTCAAAATCCCTCTGAGGCAAATGAAACTTCCAGATATGAG TATGGGGTTCCTGTCCAGACAGAGGATGCATTCCTGAGGCTGCCAAGTCCTGTTGTCTCTTCTTGGTGCTCTGATGCAAATCCTGCAG gctttttAGTAAACCAAGCCACAAAATGCATTAGATCAGTAAGTGTGGAAAAATGTGACAGCATTCAAGCACTTAGCATGTTGTTTTATATCAACTCCAGCATTTTGGCA GTGCCCAAATCAAGTCAGATG GTGAATATTACTGTCCAGTCCATAGCTGTCCAGTCTGTGAATGGAATGAGGACTTTCCTGAGCAGTGGTGAAGCCCTGAGGCTCCCCATGGTTTTGGATGGACTGTGCATCAATGCAGTTCTTGGG GTGAATTATCACATTACCCACACAGACACAGGAGAAATAAtagaagcagctgctgcttttgtcttgggGGCAATTAGCAGAGAAGCACTTTCAATAGAGCAGAGCTTTGAAATCAGCTTCACTCAG GAAAACACACAGCCAGTTCCTCTCAGTGGCAATCCTGGTTATGTTGTTGGGCTGCCTGTCAGAGCAGGATTCCAGCCTCAAGG ATCTGGCATCATTCAGAGTAGTAACAAACACAGCCAACTCACCATTCTGCACAGCACATCCACCCAGGactgcctggcagcacagggagccagAGCCCCAGTATTATTTGGTTATAACATGATATCAGGCTGCAAGTTACG AATTACAGCAGCTATGAAATGCCAGCCTTTGGCTCAGACCCTCCTTGATGTGCTGAAGGGCCAAAGCTTTCCTGAGTACGTGGCCTCATTTGGGAATTCTCAGGCCCAGGATGTGCTTGACTGGGTGCCAATAACTCAGCTCCACATCTCAGAACAG AGCTCGTGCCAAATACCTGTGTCACTGGAAATAGAAGTGAAGTGGACTAAATATGGATCCCTGGTCAATCCACAAGCCAGGATAGTGAATGTTACAGCCACAATCACTAGCACCACACTGAAGCAG CTTCCCTCAGGAAGGGAAAGGATTATTCCTGTAACAAGTTCTGTGGTTTTCACTGATATTTCTTCACCTGCAGAGCCAAGCTACAAAGCTTGGCCCACCATTAACATCAAGTTACCCTTTGACTTTTTCTATCCCTTTGTCTAA